One region of Brachyhypopomus gauderio isolate BG-103 chromosome 9, BGAUD_0.2, whole genome shotgun sequence genomic DNA includes:
- the trib2 gene encoding tribbles homolog 2, with the protein MNIQRSNPINISRYGRSRHKAHEFEELSCLRTTESHQSFSPNLGSPSPPETPDSSHCISCIGNYLLLEPLAGDRVFRAAHLHSGDELVCKVFDISRYQESLAAYFVLGAHQNINQIVEILLGDTRAYVFFQRSHGDMHSFVRVRKKLREEEAARLFYQIASAVAHCHDNGLVLRDLKLRKFVFKNEERSLVKLESLEDTYLLEGNDDSLSDKHGCPAYVSPEILNASGSYSGKAADVWSLGVMLYTILVGRYPFHDVEPGSLFSKIRRGQFSVPETLTPKARCLIRSVLRRDPAERLTSREILEHPWFLAATSQAGGAHGRGEREADQTVPEASVEEDLEQFFS; encoded by the exons ATGAACATACAGAGGTCAAATCCCATTAACATTTCACGTTATGGGAGATCAAGACACAAAGCGCACGAGTTTGAGGAGTTATCTTGCCTAAGGACTACAGAATCACACCAGAGCTTTAGCCCCAACCTCGGAAGCCCGAGCCCTCCAGAGACCCCGGACTCTTCGCACTGCATCTCGTGCATCGGGAACTACCTCTTACTGGAGCCGCTGGCGGGGGACCGCGTGTTCAGAGCCGCCCACCTGCACAGTGGAGACGAGCTGGTGTGCAAG GTGTTTGATATCAGTCGCTACCAGGAGTCCCTAGCAGCGTACTTTGTGCTGGGTGCCCACCAGAACATCAACCAGATCGTGGAGATCCTCCTGGGGGACACGCGAGCATACGTGTTCTTCCAGCGCAGCCATGGAGACATGCACTCCTTCGTCCGCGTGCGTAAGAAGCTGCGTGAGGAGGAGGCCGCCCGCCTCTTCTATCAGATAGCCTCCGCCGTGGCACACTGCCACGACAACGGCCTGGTTCTCCGAGACCTCAAGCTGAGGAAATTCGTCTTTAAGAacgaggagag GAGCCTCGTGAAGTTGGAGAGTTTGGAAGACACGTACCTCCTGGAGGGGAATGACGACTCCCTCTCGGACAAACACGGCTGTCCGGCCTACGTGAGCCCGGAGATCCTCAATGCTAGCGGCAGCTACTCGGGGAAGGCGGCGGACGTGTGGAGTCTGGGGGTCATGCTGTACACCATCCTCGTGGGCCGCTACCCCTTCCACGATGTGGAGCCCGGCTCGCTCTTCAGCAAAATCCGCCGCGGCCAGTTCAGCGTCCCCGAGACGCTGACGCCCAAGGCCCGATGCCTGATCCGTAGCGTGCTCCGGCGGGACCCGGCCGAGCGTCTCACCTCCCGCGAGATCCTGGAGCACCCCTGGTTCCTGGCGGCCACCAGCCAGGCCGGCGGGGCCCACGGCAGGGGGGAGCGTGAGGCGGACCAGACAGTACCAGAGGCCAGTGTGGAGGAAGACCTGGAGCAGTTCTTCAGCTGA